The Stigmatella ashevillena genomic sequence TCCAGTGGATTCCAACGAAGGGGCCTCCTCCCGCGTGGGGGTCCCACAGCCCAGAACGACCGAAGAACCGAGAACCAGGGCAGCCAGAAGTTGCTTCACGTTGCCTCCTTCCGTGCCTCCGCGAGCCGACGCCTCCCTGGGTGGAAGGCGCGTCGCGGAGCAGAAAGGTGAGGCTAGGCAACGTGCACGGATGGGACTGTCAAGAACAGGCAAACAATGCCTCTCCTCCAAGAGGGCCCTCCTCGCTCCGCTGCTGGCGGAGTCTGTACTTTCCCCAGCGGCTCCGCGCTCAGTAGAACTCGTAGACGGCGAACCCGTAGATGTTGACTCCCATCGAAATGTTCGTCGAGGCGTTCGTCCCGACGAACACCTCATGCAGAACGCCGGCTTCGAGCAACTCGTAGTTGCACGCAGTGAACGCACACCCAGGCTTGGGCGTGGAGGACAGGTTGGTGCCAGGGTAGTTCGCGTTGACAGCGTTGATGGCGGCCTGCAGCTTGGACGCGGAGACGTGGATGCGGAAGAAGTCCCCCGTCGACCAAGGATACACGTTGCGCATCGTGGCTGAGAACGGCGACACCGTGGCGTATTGGAGGTTGGACGTGAAGGGGACCGACACGAAGGGCGTGAACGTGTCACTGCTGACGGCCTCCGTCCCATTGCCATCTCCGAAGGGACGGGTGTCGAACACCCCCATGACGTAGGCGAACAACTTGTTGCTCACGGTATCCCGCAGATAGAAGATGAAGCTGAGCTGGCCGATTCCGCCGGACCACGTCGCGACCCACGGAATCTTGATATTGGCCTGTAACGTCAGTTCCGACGAGGCCGTGCGCCAAGGCGTCACGGGATTGCTGTATCTCACCTCGTACACACTGTGGGGTCCTCCACCGGTGACCGGTACCGTGTGAGGGAACCCCCAGGTGTTGATCATGCTGCCGATGTTGTAGCAATACGCCTGGAAAGCATTTGAGCCCGTGGGCGGACCATAGTTGTAGTAGCCGCGCTGCCAGTTCTCATACGGAAACGGGGGGGTGAACCCGGTGTACTGCCCTGCGTCCCAGGTCACGAGATTGGCGACCTCACCGGCCAGCTCTGCCGAGCCTGGGTCTCCCATGTGGCGAACATTCAAATAGAAATGATTGTCCGTCAAGATGGGCTGAACTTGGGAGCGGATGGCATCCACTCCGACGCATTCAGGTGAAGAGATGGCTCGGATCTGCGGGTTCTGGTAGTCGGCCCCGAGAGCTTCTCCCGCAGCCAGCGTCAGGAGCAGGAAATAAGCGAGTGGCTGTCTCATCAATGTTCTTCCTTTCGAACGGCATCTTCTACGAAGACCGAACTTCCACGTTCAAGCAGACAACCCCAGTCGCCCCTGTCAGTGGCTCCAGGTTCCTGGTCGCCTCTCTCAGTATACTCCCATTCGCCTTCAATCCCGTGAAGGATGAGTCCTGCCAAAAGAGGCTTTTGATGGAGGCGGCGGGTATCGAACCCACTGTATCGACGAAACAGCGTCCCGGATCCAACTCTGGACTCATGAAGACGGGCTCCCAGACATGGTTGGTCGCTATTTCTCCGTGCGTGACATGCGCATCGACAAGGCCAAGGTGGGAAACGCCAAGGTGTTCCGGTGCGAGCGGTG encodes the following:
- a CDS encoding imm11 family protein — encoded protein: MDETASRIQLWTHEDGLPDMVGRYFSVRDMRIDKAKVGNAKVFRCERWTGPLIVSGEIKDALERMGATGTRFEEV